A DNA window from Pseudodesulfovibrio thermohalotolerans contains the following coding sequences:
- a CDS encoding type I glyceraldehyde-3-phosphate dehydrogenase has product MSRTAPKFRIAINGYGRIGQSVLRALYVGRRHSDLKVVAINELSDLDTLTYLTRYDTTHGRFPVEVRNDGSHLLINGDRIRALNERSPENLPWKDLDVDLVFECTGTFTDRSTAECHLASGARRLLFSQPADADIDATIVHGFNSRHLKPGHRIVSCGSCTTNCIVPILDLLDQHYGIENGVTTTIHSAMNDQPVIDSYHHTDLRLTRSAMQSMVPVDTGLSQGIGKMMPALSGRFECLHLRVPTINVSLMDLAINLRRPADAISVNALFREASEGRLLGLLGYTEEPHASVDFNTDPRSAIIDGTQTRVSACRLLKLMAWFDNEWSYANRMLDVAQTWQSLAGE; this is encoded by the coding sequence ATGTCCAGAACCGCCCCAAAATTCCGCATCGCCATTAACGGCTATGGCCGCATCGGTCAAAGCGTCCTGCGGGCGCTCTATGTCGGTCGCCGCCACAGCGACCTGAAGGTGGTGGCGATCAACGAGCTGTCCGACCTCGACACTTTGACCTATCTGACACGCTACGATACCACCCATGGCCGTTTCCCCGTGGAGGTGAGGAACGACGGCAGCCATCTGCTGATCAACGGAGACCGCATCCGGGCACTGAACGAGAGAAGCCCCGAGAATCTACCCTGGAAGGACCTGGATGTCGATCTTGTTTTCGAATGCACGGGTACCTTTACCGATCGCTCCACTGCGGAGTGCCACCTGGCCAGCGGTGCGCGACGGTTGCTCTTTTCACAGCCCGCCGATGCGGACATAGATGCCACCATTGTCCACGGTTTCAACAGTAGGCACCTAAAACCCGGCCATCGGATCGTCTCCTGCGGCTCCTGCACCACCAACTGCATCGTTCCCATCCTCGACCTGCTCGACCAACATTACGGGATCGAGAACGGCGTAACCACGACCATCCATTCGGCAATGAACGACCAGCCGGTGATCGACAGCTATCACCACACCGATCTGCGGCTGACCCGCAGCGCCATGCAGTCCATGGTCCCGGTCGATACCGGCCTGAGTCAGGGGATTGGCAAGATGATGCCCGCCCTGAGCGGCCGTTTCGAATGTCTGCACCTGCGCGTACCGACCATCAATGTTTCTCTGATGGACCTGGCCATCAACCTACGTCGTCCTGCGGATGCCATTTCGGTCAACGCCCTCTTTCGTGAAGCCTCGGAAGGACGCTTGCTGGGGCTCCTGGGATACACCGAAGAGCCCCACGCTTCGGTCGATTTCAACACCGACCCCCGCTCGGCGATCATCGACGGAACTCAGACCCGGGTGAGCGCCTGCAGGCTGCTCAAACTCATGGCTTGGTTCGACAACGAGTGGAGTTACGCCAATCGCATGCTCGATGTAGCGCAAACCTGGCAGAGCCTGGCGG
- a CDS encoding HTH domain-containing protein: MDVKTAAIQVLQQAEMALNAKDIAEQIMAAGLWQSDGKTPDATVSARLYSDIKNNGDKSPFVKVGPQTFALRDSTEIPSGAASVPVAVEEAPKHHPNAGFSFTDCAQKVLEEFGDKKPMHYKEITEKALQKGWLVTGGKTPEATMYAQVITEIKRQQKRGERPRFVQHGRGYIGLSQWMGRGLAFQIEQHNHQVRKVLRERLLAMKPGEFEELISQLLAEMGFEMVKVTKLSGDGGIDVRGTLVVGDVVRIKMAVQVKKWKLKNNIQAPVVQQVRGSLGAHEQGLIITTSDFSPGAVKEAAQADKTPIALMNGDQLVMLLMEHGIGVHRSTPDLFEIDEEFAAHQNAIKE; encoded by the coding sequence ATGGACGTTAAAACGGCAGCTATTCAGGTTTTGCAGCAGGCCGAAATGGCACTGAACGCCAAGGACATCGCCGAGCAGATCATGGCTGCCGGTCTCTGGCAGTCCGATGGCAAGACCCCAGACGCCACTGTCAGCGCCCGGCTCTACTCCGACATCAAGAACAACGGAGACAAGTCACCCTTTGTAAAGGTCGGCCCTCAGACCTTCGCTCTTCGGGATTCCACTGAAATACCGAGCGGCGCTGCGTCGGTTCCTGTGGCCGTCGAAGAAGCCCCAAAACATCATCCGAACGCGGGTTTCTCCTTTACCGATTGCGCTCAGAAGGTGCTCGAGGAGTTCGGCGACAAGAAGCCGATGCACTACAAGGAGATCACCGAGAAGGCCCTACAAAAAGGTTGGCTGGTGACAGGCGGCAAAACGCCCGAGGCCACCATGTACGCCCAGGTGATCACCGAGATCAAGCGTCAGCAGAAACGCGGTGAGCGGCCCCGCTTCGTTCAGCACGGCCGTGGTTATATCGGTCTGAGCCAATGGATGGGACGCGGACTGGCGTTCCAGATCGAACAGCACAACCACCAGGTCCGGAAGGTCCTGCGTGAGCGCTTGCTGGCAATGAAACCCGGCGAGTTCGAGGAGCTTATCTCGCAGTTGCTGGCGGAGATGGGCTTCGAGATGGTTAAAGTGACCAAGCTCAGCGGCGACGGCGGCATCGATGTCCGGGGCACCCTGGTGGTCGGTGACGTGGTCCGCATCAAGATGGCAGTCCAGGTCAAGAAATGGAAGCTCAAGAACAACATCCAGGCTCCGGTGGTGCAGCAGGTGCGCGGCAGCCTGGGGGCGCACGAGCAAGGCCTGATCATCACCACAAGCGATTTCAGCCCCGGAGCCGTCAAGGAGGCCGCCCAGGCAGACAAAACCCCCATCGCCCTGATGAACGGGGACCAGCTTGTGATGCTGCTGATGGAACACGGCATCGGCGTTCATCGCTCGACGCCTGATCTGTTTGAGATCGATGAGGAGTTTGCTGCTCACCAGAATGCAATTAAGGAATAG
- a CDS encoding type I restriction endonuclease subunit R, producing MKPTDTSEKGLESIIVASLVEEAGYVHGDPQDYDREHAVDLAKLLQFLAATQPDTYEALGIDEEGPKRTQFLHRLQGEIAKRGVVDVLRGGIKHGPAHVDLFYGTPTPGNVKAAERFAANIFSVTRQLRYSRVETALALDMAVFINGLPIATFELKNKLTKQTVLDAVQQYQRDRDPKELLFQFGRCVVHFAVDDHEVRFCTHLKGKGSWFLPFDKGYNDGAGNPPNPAGLATDYLWKETLSKEGLTDILENYAQVVEEKDEKTSKKRYKQIFPRYHQLKVVRMLLANAAESGIGRRYLIQHSAGSGKSNSIAWLAHQLVGLEKDGKALFDSVIVVTDRRVLDKQIRDTIKQFAQVSATVGHAEHSGDLRRFLKAGKKIIITTVQKFPFILDEIGDEHRKSKFAIIIDEAHSSQGGKTTAAMNRVLEETAPYGGSDDEEEETVEDKINKIMEGRKMVTNASYFAFTATPKNKTLEIFGEPDPQPDGTVKHHPFHSYTMKQAIQEGFILDVLKNYTPVESYYRLAKTVEDDPLFDANKAQKKLRRYVESHEHAIREKAEIMVDHFHAQVIGHRKIGGHARAMVITNGIERAIQYFHAFRDYLKERKSPYAPIVAFSGEHEYGGKKVTESTLNGFPSSQIPDKVQQDPYRFLIVADKFQTGYDEPLLHTMYVDKALSGIKAVQTLSRLNRAHPQKHDTFVLDFYNDSETIQRSFEPYYRTTILSDETDPNKLHDLKSDLDGYQVYSQVQIDDLVGLYLNGADRDKLDPILDACVATYNADLDEDGQVDFKGKAKAFVRTYGFLSSILAYSNADWEKLSIFLNFLIPKLPAPKEEDLSRGILEAIDMDSYRVEVKTSLKIGLADQDAEIGPVPTSGGGRKPEPELDQLSNIIKAFNDQFGNIEWKDGDKIRKVIAEEIPAKVAADAAYQNAMKNNDKKTARIEHDAALQRVMIDLLSDHTELFKQFSDNPSFKKWLGDTIFGVTYQQQAEQSATGASHGR from the coding sequence ATGAAACCTACCGACACCAGCGAAAAGGGCCTGGAATCGATCATCGTCGCCTCCCTCGTGGAGGAAGCCGGATACGTTCATGGTGATCCGCAGGACTACGACAGGGAACACGCTGTCGACCTGGCCAAACTGCTGCAGTTCCTCGCCGCCACCCAGCCCGATACCTATGAGGCTCTCGGCATCGACGAGGAAGGCCCCAAACGCACACAATTCCTGCACCGCCTGCAGGGCGAGATCGCCAAGCGCGGCGTGGTAGACGTGCTGCGCGGCGGCATCAAGCACGGCCCGGCCCATGTGGACCTTTTCTACGGCACGCCGACGCCGGGCAACGTGAAGGCGGCGGAACGGTTCGCAGCCAACATCTTTAGCGTCACCCGCCAGCTCCGCTACAGCCGCGTTGAAACCGCGCTCGCCCTCGACATGGCCGTGTTCATCAACGGCCTGCCCATCGCCACCTTCGAACTCAAAAATAAGCTCACCAAGCAGACGGTGCTCGATGCCGTGCAGCAGTACCAGCGCGACCGCGACCCAAAGGAGCTGCTGTTCCAGTTCGGCCGCTGCGTCGTTCATTTTGCCGTGGACGATCACGAGGTGCGTTTCTGCACCCACCTCAAGGGCAAGGGCTCGTGGTTTCTGCCCTTCGACAAAGGCTACAACGACGGTGCTGGCAATCCGCCCAACCCGGCCGGGCTCGCCACCGACTACCTGTGGAAGGAGACCCTCTCCAAAGAGGGGTTGACCGATATCCTGGAAAACTACGCCCAGGTGGTGGAGGAAAAGGACGAGAAGACCAGCAAAAAGAGGTACAAGCAGATCTTCCCTCGCTACCACCAGTTGAAGGTGGTGCGCATGCTGCTGGCCAATGCCGCTGAGAGCGGCATCGGCAGGCGCTACCTGATCCAGCACTCGGCGGGCAGCGGCAAAAGCAACTCCATCGCCTGGCTGGCGCACCAGCTGGTGGGACTGGAGAAGGACGGCAAGGCGTTGTTCGACTCGGTGATCGTGGTCACCGACCGACGGGTGCTCGACAAACAGATCCGCGACACCATCAAGCAGTTCGCCCAGGTCTCCGCCACAGTCGGCCATGCCGAACACTCCGGCGACCTGCGCCGCTTCCTCAAGGCCGGTAAGAAAATCATCATCACCACCGTGCAGAAGTTTCCGTTCATCCTCGACGAGATCGGTGACGAACACCGCAAGAGCAAATTCGCCATCATCATCGACGAGGCCCATTCCAGCCAGGGCGGCAAAACCACCGCTGCCATGAACCGCGTGCTGGAGGAGACCGCGCCCTATGGCGGCTCTGATGACGAGGAGGAAGAGACGGTCGAGGACAAGATCAACAAGATCATGGAAGGCCGGAAGATGGTGACCAACGCCAGCTACTTCGCCTTCACCGCGACCCCCAAGAACAAGACCCTGGAGATCTTCGGCGAGCCGGACCCGCAGCCGGACGGCACCGTGAAGCATCACCCGTTCCACAGCTACACCATGAAGCAGGCCATCCAGGAGGGTTTCATCCTCGATGTGCTGAAGAACTACACCCCGGTGGAGAGCTATTACCGCCTGGCCAAGACCGTGGAGGACGACCCGCTCTTCGACGCCAACAAGGCCCAGAAAAAGCTGCGCCGCTATGTGGAGTCCCACGAGCACGCCATCCGCGAGAAGGCGGAGATTATGGTGGACCATTTCCACGCCCAGGTGATCGGCCACCGCAAGATCGGCGGCCATGCCCGGGCCATGGTCATCACCAACGGTATCGAGCGGGCCATCCAGTATTTCCACGCCTTCAGGGACTATCTCAAAGAGCGCAAAAGCCCTTACGCACCCATCGTGGCTTTTTCCGGGGAGCACGAGTACGGCGGCAAGAAAGTCACCGAGTCGACGCTGAACGGCTTTCCCAGCAGCCAGATCCCGGACAAGGTACAACAGGACCCGTACCGCTTCCTGATCGTCGCCGACAAGTTCCAGACCGGCTACGACGAACCGCTGCTGCACACCATGTACGTGGACAAGGCGCTCTCCGGCATCAAGGCGGTGCAGACCCTCTCGCGGCTCAATCGCGCCCATCCGCAGAAGCACGACACTTTTGTGCTCGATTTCTACAACGACTCGGAGACCATCCAGAGGTCGTTCGAGCCCTATTACCGCACCACCATCCTCAGTGACGAGACCGACCCCAACAAGCTCCATGATCTGAAGTCGGATCTGGACGGCTACCAGGTCTATTCGCAGGTACAAATCGACGACCTGGTGGGGCTCTATCTGAACGGCGCGGACCGCGACAAGCTCGACCCGATCCTGGATGCCTGCGTGGCCACCTACAACGCCGATCTCGATGAGGACGGCCAGGTGGACTTCAAAGGCAAAGCCAAGGCCTTCGTCCGCACCTACGGCTTTCTGTCCTCGATCCTGGCGTACTCGAATGCCGACTGGGAAAAGCTGTCGATCTTCCTGAACTTCCTGATCCCGAAACTCCCCGCGCCCAAGGAAGAGGACCTGTCCCGGGGCATCCTGGAGGCCATCGACATGGACAGCTACCGTGTCGAGGTGAAGACCAGCCTGAAGATAGGCCTTGCGGATCAGGATGCCGAAATCGGACCGGTGCCGACCAGCGGCGGCGGCCGCAAACCGGAACCGGAGCTGGACCAACTGAGCAACATCATCAAGGCGTTCAACGACCAGTTCGGCAACATCGAGTGGAAAGACGGTGACAAGATCCGCAAGGTCATCGCCGAGGAGATCCCGGCCAAGGTGGCGGCTGACGCGGCCTACCAGAACGCCATGAAGAACAACGACAAGAAGACCGCCCGGATCGAGCACGACGCCGCGCTGCAGCGGGTCATGATCGACCTCTTGTCCGACCACACCGAGCTGTTCAAGCAGTTCAGCGACAACCCGTCTTTCAAGAAATGGCTGGGTGACACCATCTTCGGCGTGACCTATCAGCAACAGGCCGAACAATCCGCAACGGGGGCGAGCCATGGACGTTAA
- a CDS encoding PDDEXK nuclease domain-containing protein, whose translation MKPTDKTPKNSISKPKDYPRLLTEIKERIRSAQYEALKAVNKELVGLYWDIGRMIVERQDVEGWGKAVVEQLAADLRTEFPGVGGFSASNLWRMKAFFEAYTGLEKLAPLVREIGWSHNLAILERCKEPLEREFYLRMTRKFGWSKNVLIHQIDNQSYEKSLLGQTNFDQALTPELRAQAKLAVKDEYTFDFLELGEEHSERELERALIARIEDFLRAMGGMFAFMGSQYRLEVDGKEFFIDLLLFHRRLRCLVAIELKVGEFLPEFVGKMQFYLAALDRQVRQEDENPSIGIILCKEKSRTIVEYALHDARKPIGVATYEITKTLPKALKGQLPSPKDIAHLLEDL comes from the coding sequence ATGAAACCGACTGACAAAACCCCAAAAAACAGCATCAGCAAACCGAAGGACTATCCGCGCCTGCTGACCGAGATCAAGGAGCGCATCCGCTCCGCCCAGTACGAAGCCCTCAAGGCGGTCAACAAGGAGCTGGTCGGCCTGTACTGGGATATCGGCCGGATGATCGTGGAGCGGCAGGATGTTGAAGGCTGGGGCAAGGCGGTGGTGGAACAGCTCGCCGCCGATCTGCGGACGGAGTTCCCCGGCGTAGGTGGCTTTTCGGCTTCCAACCTCTGGCGAATGAAGGCCTTTTTCGAAGCCTACACCGGTCTGGAAAAACTCGCACCACTGGTGCGAGAAATCGGCTGGAGCCACAACCTGGCCATCCTGGAGCGCTGCAAGGAGCCGCTGGAGCGGGAATTCTATCTGCGCATGACCCGCAAGTTCGGCTGGTCCAAGAATGTACTCATTCATCAGATCGATAACCAGAGCTATGAAAAATCCCTGCTGGGCCAGACCAATTTCGACCAGGCGCTGACGCCGGAACTTCGCGCCCAGGCCAAGCTGGCGGTGAAGGACGAATACACCTTCGATTTTCTGGAGCTGGGCGAGGAACACAGCGAGCGGGAGCTGGAACGGGCGCTCATCGCCCGGATCGAGGATTTTCTCCGGGCCATGGGCGGCATGTTCGCCTTCATGGGCAGTCAATACCGGCTAGAGGTGGACGGCAAAGAGTTTTTCATCGACCTGCTGTTGTTTCACCGCCGCCTGCGCTGCCTTGTCGCCATTGAATTGAAAGTCGGCGAATTCCTGCCGGAGTTCGTCGGCAAGATGCAGTTTTATCTGGCGGCTCTGGACCGGCAGGTCCGCCAGGAGGACGAGAACCCCTCCATCGGCATCATCCTGTGCAAGGAGAAGAGCCGCACGATTGTGGAATACGCCCTGCACGACGCCCGCAAGCCCATCGGCGTGGCCACTTATGAAATCACCAAGACCCTGCCCAAGGCGCTAAAAGGCCAACTGCCGTCGCCGAAGGACATCGCCCATTTGCTGGAGGATCTATGA
- a CDS encoding restriction endonuclease subunit S: MKLAPYPEYKDSGVPWLGKIPAHWELHRGKWLFRKMERPVRSQDEVVTCFRDGTVTLRKNRRIRGFTESLKEIGYQGIRKGDLVIHQMDAFAGAVGVSDSDGKGTPVYSVCLPKRDLDTHYYAQLVREMSRSYFITSLAKGIRERSTDFRFDTFASLTLPVPLPEEQKAISRFMRNESAQINKFIRNKRRLIELLKEQKQNIINQAVTRGLDPKVKLKPSGVEWIGDIPEHWAEIPLKQIARADNSGSYGVEPELGEVVLPVATTAQIDKDGRFLVKKMPIRGFTEAEAKRYSCKPGEILVVKSSGSISNVITGKAGIFTEDTPDFAFSNFLMRLTAKHEKVLPLYLFYLLTSHLTRERVKRMVAGSTYPNLRVGEYLSSKLPLPEISEQSAICDFIRSETSVLDQAIDRTQREIELMREYRTRLISDVVTGQVDVRGVEVPEVAEEKLLALDEDTTDADDVIDDEGDMDETD; encoded by the coding sequence ATGAAGCTGGCCCCTTATCCAGAATACAAGGATTCTGGTGTTCCGTGGTTAGGGAAGATACCGGCGCACTGGGAACTACATCGTGGAAAATGGCTTTTTCGCAAAATGGAAAGGCCGGTTCGCTCGCAAGATGAAGTAGTCACATGCTTTCGCGATGGAACAGTTACCTTGCGAAAGAATCGTCGAATCCGGGGCTTTACCGAATCTCTCAAGGAAATCGGATACCAAGGTATTCGCAAAGGCGATCTGGTTATCCATCAAATGGATGCCTTTGCTGGCGCAGTTGGGGTATCTGACTCCGATGGGAAGGGGACTCCAGTTTATTCTGTTTGTCTCCCCAAAAGAGATTTAGACACGCATTACTACGCACAACTGGTGCGTGAGATGTCTCGCTCGTATTTTATAACTTCGCTTGCAAAGGGTATCAGGGAGAGATCAACAGATTTTCGATTCGATACCTTCGCGTCACTAACGCTCCCCGTTCCTTTGCCGGAAGAGCAAAAGGCAATTTCTCGGTTCATGAGAAATGAATCCGCACAGATCAACAAATTCATCCGCAATAAGCGGCGGCTCATCGAACTGCTCAAGGAACAGAAGCAGAACATCATCAACCAGGCCGTGACCCGGGGGCTCGATCCCAAGGTCAAGCTCAAGCCCAGCGGCGTGGAATGGATTGGAGATATTCCGGAGCATTGGGCGGAAATACCCCTCAAGCAGATTGCCAGAGCAGATAACAGTGGAAGTTATGGTGTAGAGCCAGAACTTGGAGAGGTCGTTCTGCCTGTCGCGACAACTGCTCAGATAGACAAAGACGGCAGATTTCTCGTCAAAAAAATGCCAATCAGAGGGTTTACTGAAGCTGAGGCGAAGCGCTATTCGTGCAAGCCAGGTGAAATACTCGTTGTCAAATCGAGCGGTTCGATTTCAAACGTCATTACTGGGAAAGCCGGGATATTTACTGAGGATACTCCTGATTTCGCATTCAGTAATTTCCTGATGCGACTAACAGCCAAGCACGAGAAAGTCTTGCCGTTATATCTCTTCTATTTGCTTACATCGCATTTGACCCGAGAGAGGGTCAAGCGAATGGTGGCAGGCAGCACTTATCCAAATCTGCGTGTGGGAGAGTATCTGTCATCAAAGTTGCCTCTTCCTGAAATCTCAGAGCAATCCGCAATCTGTGACTTTATTCGGAGCGAAACAAGTGTACTCGACCAGGCTATTGACCGCACCCAACGCGAGATCGAGCTGATGCGCGAATACCGCACCCGGCTGATTTCCGATGTCGTCACCGGCCAAGTGGATGTACGTGGCGTCGAGGTGCCGGAGGTCGCCGAGGAAAAACTGCTGGCGCTGGATGAGGACACCACCGATGCCGATGACGTAATCGATGACGAGGGGGACATGGATGAAACCGACTGA
- a CDS encoding type I restriction-modification system subunit M encodes MNHVIHNSIVNFIWGIADDVLRDVYVRGKYRDVILPMTVIRRLDALLEPSKEKVLGMKKQLDGAGIANQHAALCQASGEAFYNVSPFTLRDLKNRAKQQQLKADFEAYLDGFSPNVQEILDKFKFRNQIPTLIEADILGHLIEKFLDGRINLSPKPVRDVDGNEILPALDNHSMGTIFEELIRRFNEENNEEAGEHFTPRDVVKLMADLIFLPVADDIESGTYLVYDGACGTGGMLTVAEERLAELAQSHEKDVSIHLFGQEVQPETYAISKADLLLKGEGAEAENMKYGSTLSSDAFPSQEFDFMLSNPPYGKSWKTDLERLGGKGDIKDPRFVTQHGGDPEYKMITRSSDGQLMFLVNKLSKMKHTTRLGSRIAEVHNGSSLFTGDAGQGESNIRRWIIENDWLEAIIALPENMFYNTGIATYIWVLTNRKSDTRRGKVQLIDATEWYVPLRRNLGKKNCEFSEEHIRAICDLVVNPVETEKSKIFPNEAFGYWKVTVDRPLRLAAHLSPARLERFERACAKAKEEPLAKLARRVAETLGAGPHLDFNAFMDVAHADADKHGVKLTAKRKKLLQSDLCDTREDAAPVLKKVHKPGKATPDPIHGLFEAEVNGKTCVVEYEPDTALRDSEQVPLLEDGGIEAFFRREVLPYTPDAWIDASKTQIGYEISFTRHFYKPAPMRTLEEIKADIYALEQETEGLLEQIVGEAE; translated from the coding sequence ATGAACCATGTGATCCACAACAGCATTGTGAATTTTATCTGGGGTATTGCCGACGACGTGTTGCGCGATGTCTATGTGCGCGGCAAGTACCGCGACGTGATCCTGCCGATGACGGTCATCCGACGCCTCGATGCGCTCTTGGAGCCGAGCAAAGAAAAGGTGCTCGGCATGAAGAAGCAGCTCGACGGGGCCGGGATCGCCAATCAACACGCCGCGCTCTGCCAGGCCTCCGGAGAGGCCTTTTACAACGTCTCGCCCTTTACCCTGCGCGACCTGAAGAACCGCGCCAAGCAGCAACAGCTCAAGGCCGATTTCGAAGCCTATCTGGACGGCTTTTCGCCCAACGTCCAGGAGATCCTCGACAAGTTCAAGTTCCGCAATCAGATCCCCACGTTGATCGAGGCGGACATCCTCGGCCACCTGATCGAGAAGTTCCTCGACGGCCGCATCAACCTCAGTCCCAAGCCGGTGCGGGACGTGGACGGCAACGAGATCCTTCCAGCGCTCGACAACCATTCGATGGGCACCATCTTCGAGGAGCTGATCCGCCGCTTCAATGAAGAGAACAACGAAGAGGCCGGAGAACACTTCACCCCCCGCGACGTGGTCAAGCTCATGGCCGACCTGATCTTCCTGCCGGTGGCCGACGACATCGAATCCGGCACCTACCTCGTCTATGACGGGGCCTGCGGCACCGGCGGCATGCTGACCGTGGCGGAGGAACGCCTGGCCGAGCTGGCCCAGAGTCACGAAAAGGATGTCTCTATCCATCTGTTCGGTCAGGAGGTGCAGCCGGAAACCTACGCCATCTCCAAGGCCGACCTGCTGCTCAAAGGCGAAGGGGCCGAGGCCGAGAACATGAAGTACGGCTCCACGCTCTCCAGCGATGCCTTCCCGTCGCAGGAATTCGACTTCATGCTCTCCAATCCGCCCTACGGCAAGAGCTGGAAGACCGATCTGGAGCGCCTGGGCGGCAAGGGGGACATCAAGGACCCGCGCTTTGTCACCCAGCACGGCGGCGACCCGGAATACAAGATGATCACCCGCTCCTCGGACGGGCAGCTCATGTTTCTGGTCAACAAGCTCTCCAAGATGAAGCACACCACCCGCCTCGGCAGTCGCATCGCCGAGGTCCACAACGGCTCGTCACTCTTCACCGGCGACGCCGGTCAGGGCGAGAGCAACATCCGTCGCTGGATCATCGAGAACGACTGGCTGGAGGCCATTATCGCCCTGCCGGAGAACATGTTCTACAACACCGGCATCGCCACCTACATCTGGGTACTGACCAACCGCAAGTCTGATACGCGCCGAGGCAAGGTCCAGCTCATTGACGCCACCGAATGGTACGTGCCACTGCGCCGCAACCTCGGCAAGAAGAACTGCGAGTTCTCCGAGGAACACATCCGCGCCATCTGCGATCTGGTGGTGAATCCGGTCGAAACCGAGAAATCCAAGATCTTCCCCAACGAGGCCTTCGGCTACTGGAAGGTGACGGTGGACCGCCCGCTGCGCCTCGCCGCCCACCTGAGCCCGGCCCGGCTGGAACGGTTCGAGCGGGCCTGCGCCAAGGCCAAGGAAGAGCCGCTGGCCAAGCTGGCCCGCCGCGTGGCAGAGACGCTTGGAGCCGGTCCTCACCTGGATTTCAACGCCTTTATGGACGTCGCCCATGCCGATGCCGACAAGCACGGCGTCAAGCTCACCGCCAAGCGCAAGAAGCTGCTGCAAAGCGACCTCTGCGACACCCGCGAGGACGCCGCGCCGGTACTGAAGAAGGTTCACAAGCCCGGCAAGGCCACGCCCGATCCCATCCACGGCCTCTTTGAGGCCGAGGTGAACGGCAAGACCTGCGTGGTCGAATACGAGCCGGATACCGCCCTGCGCGACAGCGAACAGGTGCCGCTGCTGGAAGACGGCGGCATCGAGGCCTTCTTCCGGCGCGAGGTGCTGCCCTACACCCCGGATGCCTGGATTGATGCCAGCAAAACCCAGATCGGCTACGAGATCTCCTTCACCCGCCATTTCTACAAGCCCGCGCCCATGCGCACCCTGGAGGAGATCAAGGCCGATATCTACGCCCTGGAGCAGGAGACCGAGGGGCTGCTGGAACAGATTGTCGGGGAGGCTGAGTGA
- a CDS encoding helix-turn-helix domain-containing protein, translated as MNEMEDRWLSITEICKYLGVSSDTVYRWIDKHAMPAHRMGRLWKFKKDEVDEWVKAGGAAEPVETDKKRKE; from the coding sequence ATGAACGAGATGGAAGACCGCTGGTTATCAATAACCGAGATTTGCAAGTACCTCGGTGTCAGTAGTGACACCGTTTACCGCTGGATCGACAAGCATGCGATGCCCGCCCATCGCATGGGCCGTCTTTGGAAGTTCAAGAAAGACGAGGTTGACGAGTGGGTGAAGGCTGGCGGCGCGGCCGAGCCTGTAGAAACCGACAAGAAGCGCAAGGAGTAA
- a CDS encoding gamma-glutamylcyclotransferase family protein, producing the protein MNIGEPSKLNTNPEDSPETILRLFVYGTLKRGYWNHQRFCAQARSIEPAVVWGRLYHLHAGFPAIEVPEGLILARGSVDPLADARRQQEIGTPCFGRPTGDWNLIHGELVTFTDPQRDLPPIDRLEGFRPGGHSMYQRVMVAVLCGRTSVPAWTYWMPRVENGTRLDSGVWHRA; encoded by the coding sequence ATGAACATTGGAGAACCATCAAAGCTGAACACAAATCCGGAAGACAGTCCCGAGACCATCCTCCGGCTCTTCGTCTACGGCACCCTGAAACGGGGCTATTGGAACCATCAGCGCTTCTGCGCCCAGGCCCGCAGCATCGAACCAGCCGTGGTCTGGGGCAGGCTCTACCATCTCCACGCCGGGTTCCCGGCCATCGAGGTGCCGGAAGGCCTGATCCTGGCCCGGGGCAGTGTTGATCCATTGGCCGACGCCCGCAGACAGCAGGAGATCGGCACGCCGTGCTTCGGCCGCCCGACCGGCGACTGGAATCTGATCCACGGAGAGCTGGTGACCTTCACCGACCCGCAACGCGACCTGCCGCCCATCGACCGGCTGGAAGGCTTCCGGCCCGGGGGGCACAGCATGTACCAGCGGGTGATGGTGGCGGTGCTGTGTGGGCGCACTTCGGTCCCCGCTTGGACCTATTGGATGCCCCGTGTTGAAAACGGCACCCGGCTTGACTCCGGCGTCTGGCATCGAGCGTGA